From a region of the Helianthus annuus cultivar XRQ/B chromosome 5, HanXRQr2.0-SUNRISE, whole genome shotgun sequence genome:
- the LOC110939747 gene encoding uncharacterized protein LOC110939747 has translation MFPNESEEHLDSFKKGNQRILLSSAKDIDWRFDESKVFLVIIGDLSSDMTYEQYYKRISRAGRHGVGFVLNLVKGEEEDKAVNVFERFYLKRTMLKFDRDMTMKEVFGEYVNQPDQLNKGKGKEKI, from the exons ATGTTTCCAAACGAAAGCGAAGAGCATCTTGATTCTTTTAAGAAGGGGAACCAAAGGATCCTTCTCTCATCCGCCAAAGATATCGATTGGCGATTTGATGAATCAAAA GTTTTTTTGGTTATAATTGGTGATCTTTCGAGTGATATGACTTATGAACAATATTATAAAAGAATTAGTCGTGCCGGGCGACACGGTGTAGGTTTTGTGCTAAACCTTGTTAAAGGGGAGGAGGAGGACAAAGCGGTTAATGTCTTTGAAAGGTTTTATCTCAAACGCACAATGCTTAAG TTTGACCGGGATATGACAATGAAAGAAGTCTTTGGGGAATATGTGAATCAACCTGATCAATT gaacaaaggaaaaggaaaagagaaaATATAG